CTTGCTTTTACTAGCAAATCAACACATCTTTTTATAGAAGTAGATCAGGCAACAGGGTGAAGTATAATGGATGTGCTCAAGGCTCGAAACCACTACACCCATCCACATttgggccaagtcgagtGGATGTGCTACATATCAGACCTCTACTCGGTGGATGTGCAtcatttccaagttgagtggagtggatgTACACATGTATGTACAAATGCATTTTGGAGACTGTTCACCGGATCACGCCTATTCGgcctcactttcacattTTGTTACTAACTCGTCCCCCGCCTGCTGCGGTGCCCAATCACCTTCCTCGCTGGCgctgtcctcgccgtccaatAGCCACTTGGACTGGGCAAGTGCCAGTTCATTGTCGCTCAGAGTCGCGTAAACTCCATCCAGTTGAGTCTCAACATGCGAGTGAAGCAATGGATCCAGGTTCTTGATGAGGCCTGCACGATACCAAGAACGTAAAACCTGACAGATTCCGATAATCTCAGCATCCAGGTCTGTACGCAATGCCGAGACCATtttgccagctgctgaaaatagCCTCTCACATTCcgctgacattggctgaatcgTCAGGAAGTCCAGGGCCATCCTGGATAACCTCGGATATCTGCCTTTCTTCGTAATCCAGTAACCGATTGGATCACGAACATTGCTGTCACCTGCCTCACGATCCATCTGCCACGCCTGGTACTCGTCACCCATTATAGTGCTTGCGtgggctggtgttgagcttggcagacgACTGTTCTTCTCGAACGGGTTGAAAAACCGAGACCGCTTTGCTGGTGGCTCGTCGTcactcctgctgctggtagtCCTAACTTCAAGGTGGGCGTAGTCggacaaccagacatcagcaaccatctcttttgcttttttcaCCCAACCAGGTTTATGTGACCacgtctcatcaaaccagtCCCAGCGATAAGCCGGATGgagtgccatggctgtataGTATATCGGCGTCTCATCCAGCCGTTGGTAATACTCATCCATCTTATCCCAAGCAAGGTTGATTCCAATGCGCAAGTACTCTGCATCGGgaaaaccagcagcaagctctttaTACTCTTCCAGAGTGttaagaagcagctcgtaCCCAAGCACCACGTCCCATACATTGCCGTAGGAACCGGTCCAACCCTGCTTGCGCTTACGGATGTGCCCGTCGCCCTCCAGCGTCTTCACAACAGTTTCGAAGACCGTCAGTATAGCCTCCAAATGGTAGAGGACCTCCCAGTCTTTGTCCGTGAGCTGATTCTCGTCACGGAGGATGCGTGGCttttttgccaacttggcttgcgtTACTTCACCAGTCTTTTTAGACCGATTTTCATCTTCCCACTGGGCCTTGTACCTGATCAATAGTAGTTCGATCGATGTTTTTAACCGCAGGGCCCTACGGATCATGTAGAGTTGCGACAGCCAGCGCGTGTCGTTGTCGACGATTAACTTGAGCGATTTCTTCGATCGAAGTTTGAGGGTAGTGGCGCGATCAATTTCTTCCTGTTTGATGTGTCAACTTAGTACAATGTGAACAGGATTTGATGCGAAGCCGCCTACTCTCTGGACCTCTTTGAATAAGTAGAGTAGCCGATGGGTAAGGCGCACATCGACAACTATATTATGTAACTTGCCAACAGGCCCTTTTTTACGCCATCGAGCGTATTCATCATCAGATAAAGCTTCTGCACCTGATAATTGCTGCTCGAACGCGTCGGAGTTTTTGCCAAACAAGAGCGCCTTGGCTGACAGGTTAATTGTGTGGCCCATACAACGTCCTCGGCGTAGCCGGCCATTGAATCCTAGCTCAGCACCGATAACATCCATTGCCGTATCATTGTTTTCGGCGTTGTCCAGGGTGAAATAGCCAATCTTCTCTCGACGCACACCAAGAGCATTTAGGACATCGAGAACCTCTCCGCCAATGGTTGAGCCGAAGTGGCGATGAGCCTCTGGAACCCCAATTATGATTTTGCATGGCCGATCCTGCTCATCTCTAAAAAAGCAGGCAATCCCGTGCAGGGCGAGCTTATTTCGAGacgtccagccatcaaatgatatATGGAGTAGTCCGGAGGAGTTCCTCAGCACTTCTACAACCCTCTGCTTGTGGCGGTTATATTCTTGAATAATCTTGTATCGAATGGCACTGCCGCTCAGGTTGGCACACTGAATCGAAACTGACGGATTCAAATAGTCGAAGATTTCTCGGAGGACGGGGTTCTCgacgaaggagaaggattggtTGCTACTCACGATTAATTCCACTAGCATCCTCTGGAAGTGCTGTTTATCAAACCGTGAGATGAAACAATTCGCGATAGTCTGTTCCCTAGGCTTATCAACGTTCAGTTTCAAAGCAGAGGCAATAGTCGGCTGCTTCGGTTCTAGTGCGCCATCTGACTtcagctgtgctgtgctCCTCTTCTCCCGTGCTGGCGCTGGTATTTTGTGCTCACGCCACAGATGATTTGCGGCGTTCTGAAGGCCTGACGACGCAAAACTTGCGATACTAGGCCGATTTAGTTGGATGCAGCGCTTGCAGATCCATTTCCGTGTGCCATGCCGTTGAATATCGTAGCCAAAGTCCCAAACCCAGGAGCTAGTATCACGTGCGCGTTCTGACCAAGTCCAGCCTTTGAAATGGCGAAACAGACGGTCttcgagcagcttctgctgctctgactggactggcatATCGAATGGCATAACTACATCGTAGAAAGAAAATTGTAAAATAAACAGCAGGAGATTCGAGGAATCTCTTGCCCCATGCCGAGAATGTAAGATGAATTGTGGAGTGATCGGCGTTGTTGGCCAGGGTCTTTAAGTGTCTCGATTTAAGATCAATTTCCGTGCAAAAATATACCATGCCGACTGCTGAAAATACCGGGTCGGAGAGTATCCTCGTACCTACCCTAAATACACCTAAATACATCAATtacatccatttcaagcacgaATGTAATGGATATTATGTAATCTGAGCGCTGAGGAGATGGATTTAATAGAGATGGGCCATTTATATGTGGTCCACGTGGCTATCCAGTGTAGTGGGTTCGAGCCTTGCCTATGCTTTTGGAACCTCAGGCCAACCTCGTAGAGACGCAAGTAGGGCTGATATTTGAATATTTTGAAGTCGAATCGAGCTCGAGACCTTTGAAttgaatgaagatgaatCCAGTAaggtcttcatcttcatcgaaTTGGATAATACAAGCCTTCATTTGCTTCATTCAAGATGCTTTTGAAGACCGGCCTAATAATGGTCCGCGTCACGTGTATGTGTATTTCTACCTTTCATTGGCCAAGTTCCCGGCGATAAAAGAGTAAGGTAGTTAGGTGCGTCCGTATATTTTGGCAGAGCGATCCTAACAATGGCTGATGCCCCAGTCTTTCGCAATCTTGGCACCCTATATCAAAAAACACCATGAAGCGTATGAACAGCGTGATTTTGTAATGCACACAATAAAGGTAGTACCGTTCAAATGTTCTGGATTTTCTTATTCGAACCATATAAGTCTTGATATGGGTACTTAAGGTTTGCTCAAGGGGTGCCACAACGTCATGAAGGCAGTCAAAAAGTTCCCTCATTTTGCTACTGGAAACCCACACTTCACGCACACATCAACGCCGACTATCCACATTTTGGATTCACAATACAACACTTATACTACTCGATAGTCTCCGGCAAGGCGATTTGAAAAACGCGTTCAGATTCTTCAATATCTCAATGCTGCGCGAACAATTGCAAATGGCACTTATCGCGTCAGTTCGCGATTTGCAGGCTGTTACTAGCCTGTTAGGGACCTATCTAATGCTCAGCCCAGTATGACTCTGCTACTTGCTTGTCCACATGAACCAGTATGAACAAGAAGTACTCGAAACACCTGCAGGATAAGGACATATCGTGGCAACTGGCTGCTTGGACGCGCCGTTCGCGTTCACTTGGCCATGCCTTGCGATTTCGACATGATAGAGGGATCCTTCTACCGTGACATCGTTTAATTCCGGCCACGATATCTTTGGTAGCGGCTTCGAGTCGACCCCCTGAATGAACACTTTGCCTGATGCCGTATCCTTTACTTAATTACTTTCAA
The DNA window shown above is from Pochonia chlamydosporia 170 chromosome Unknown PCv3seq00012, whole genome shotgun sequence and carries:
- a CDS encoding restless-like transposase (similar to Metarhizium robertsii ARSEF 23 XP_007816583.1) yields the protein MPVQSEQQKLLEDRLFRHFKGWTWSERARDTSSWVWDFGYDIQRHGTRKWICKRCIQLNRPSIASFASSGLQNAANHLWREHKIPAPAREKRSTAQLKSDGALEPKQPTIASALKLNVDKPREQTIANCFISRFDKQHFQRMLVELIVSSNQSFSFVENPVLREIFDYLNPSVSIQCANLSGSAIRYKIIQEYNRHKQRVVEVLRNSSGLLHISFDGWTSRNKLALHGIACFFRDEQDRPCKIIIGVPEAHRHFGSTIGGEVLDVLNALGVRREKIGYFTLDNAENNDTAMDVIGAELGFNGRLRRGRCMGHTINLSAKALLFGKNSDAFEQQLSGAEALSDDEYARWRKKGPVGKLHNIVVDVRLTHRLLYLFKEVQREEIDRATTLKLRSKKSLKLIVDNDTRWLSQLYMIRRALRLKTSIELLLIRYKAQWEDENRSKKTGEVTQAKLAKKPRILRDENQLTDKDWEVLYHLEAILTVFETVVKTLEGDGHIRKRKQGWTGSYGNVWDVVLGYELLLNTLEEYKELAAGFPDAEYLRIGINLAWDKMDEYYQRLDETPIYYTAMALHPAYRWDWFDETWSHKPGWVKKAKEMVADVWLSDYAHLEVRTTSSRSDDEPPAKRSRFFNPFEKNSRLPSSTPAHASTIMGDEYQAWQMDREAGDSNVRDPIGYWITKKGRYPRLSRMALDFLTIQPMSAECERLFSAAGKMVSALRTDLDAEIIGICQVLRSWYRAGLIKNLDPLLHSHVETQLDGVYATLSDNELALAQSKWLLDGEDSASEEGDWAPQQAGDELVTKCESEAE